DNA sequence from the Malus domestica chromosome 06, GDT2T_hap1 genome:
AAACATAGTAACTTCGTCGAAGGTTTCAGACACAAGACGGGGAAAAAAGCATAGGGAAATATGTAAATCCATGTTTCCTAATATCATGAGTTAAAAATGGGTGCTAAAGAACAGTAAATTTATACATATTTGGAGGAAGCATTTAGTTACTTACCCTGGAACATCTCATGGTAAGAGTTTAGTTCATATTGTTGCAAGGTCGCATTGACAAGCGCAGAACAACGATCTCTCGAAGCAGACTGTCCTTCTAACGATTGGATCTCTCGATTCAGCGCAGCATTCTCCTTACCAACCTGCGCACGTATTCCATCGAAGATATGTCAATCAGGACGTCAAGGAATTCACAATTTCATGCAGACAAGATATATTCTTGCAACTTCAGTATCGTATTTACCTCAGTAAGTTCATTCCTCAACAAATCCAGCTCGGCATCCAGGTCTGCGTCAACTACTGCATCTTGACATAAAGAAGCGTCGACGGGTGGTTCATCCTAGAAATTAACTTTCTTTGGTCAATAAATTAAACAAGTTCACAGAACGGAAAGAATCAATGAACTGATAACAACATATATCCTTGGCCGGGTCGAACCCCTCTGGAACTCGAAAAACGTAGTCCAGGCAGTACTGCTCCCAGACGGCCAGCTTCTTATCAAGATCTGATTGAACCTTTTTGCGGATGATATCAACACCCTACAGAGGAATAAAcgaacaaataaacaaacaagtaaACCCCACAGGGGATTAACGAAAAAGATTGCACCTTCTTATACGAAAATTATAATCCTCAATCAATTTCATTTTGGAGGGTGAGCTTTGGCGCAACAAAAAAATTGCTACTTTGTCACCCAAAGGTCATGGGTTCGAGTTTCTTTTGTAATCCTCAAtcgattttcttttgttttaaaataatCAAATGTGTTGACGACtactcaaacaaaacaaaacaaagaagttCATAG
Encoded proteins:
- the LOC103437943 gene encoding protein MIS12 homolog, with protein sequence MPIFQFAESESAAVHQRRLNVADDLVDDAFDHFHQQASTFLKTEGTERAQDLSRGVDIIRKKVQSDLDKKLAVWEQYCLDYVFRVPEGFDPAKDDEPPVDASLCQDAVVDADLDAELDLLRNELTEVGKENAALNREIQSLEGQSASRDRCSALVNATLQQYELNSYHEMFQGFSNAKLEDLQAFIAHMKNM